A section of the Campylobacter porcelli genome encodes:
- a CDS encoding LegC family aminotransferase, with amino-acid sequence MERCKIYEKIIKFIKDEYKAQSVALHEPKFIGNEMRYLKQCIDSGFVSSVGQFVTDIEMDMARITGAKYAVAMSSGTAALHIALICAGVRAGDEVITQPLSFVATANAISYTGASAVFVDVDMDTMGMSPSSLSKFLDKNCGKKDGKCYNKISNKFISACVPMHTFGMMCKIDEIAQICDIWGINLVEDSAESLGSLYKGTHSGRFGLAGVFSFNGNKIATSGGGGVLISDDENVAKMAKHLSTTAKVPHPYEYNHDYIAYNYRMPNLNAGLLKAQLENLDIYLKDKRELAQKYAKFFDNLGIKFINEPKDCLSNYWLMGIILDDKNSRDELLKYANEKSVMMRPAWRLISELDMYKNCIKDENKNAKYLADRIVNIPSGVRLNLA; translated from the coding sequence ATGGAAAGATGTAAGATATATGAAAAGATAATTAAATTTATAAAAGATGAGTATAAAGCCCAAAGCGTCGCCTTACACGAGCCAAAATTCATTGGCAATGAGATGAGATATTTAAAGCAGTGTATAGATAGTGGATTTGTCTCTAGTGTGGGGCAGTTTGTAACTGATATAGAGATGGATATGGCTAGGATAACAGGGGCTAAATATGCTGTGGCTATGAGTAGTGGCACGGCGGCTTTACATATAGCTTTGATATGTGCTGGGGTAAGGGCTGGTGATGAGGTTATAACTCAGCCTTTGAGTTTTGTAGCTACGGCAAATGCGATTAGCTATACTGGTGCTAGTGCGGTATTTGTAGATGTAGATATGGATACGATGGGAATGAGCCCAAGTAGCTTAAGTAAATTTTTAGATAAAAATTGTGGCAAAAAAGATGGCAAATGCTACAATAAAATTAGTAACAAATTTATATCAGCTTGCGTGCCTATGCATACATTTGGTATGATGTGTAAGATAGATGAGATAGCTCAAATTTGTGATATTTGGGGGATAAATTTGGTTGAAGATAGTGCTGAAAGCTTAGGTAGTTTGTATAAGGGCACTCATAGTGGGAGATTTGGCCTTGCGGGGGTGTTTTCGTTTAATGGTAATAAGATAGCTACAAGCGGCGGCGGTGGGGTGCTAATAAGCGATGATGAGAATGTAGCTAAAATGGCTAAGCACCTAAGCACCACAGCCAAAGTCCCCCACCCATATGAGTATAATCACGATTATATCGCATATAATTACAGAATGCCAAATTTAAACGCTGGATTGCTAAAAGCTCAACTTGAAAATCTAGATATATATTTAAAAGACAAAAGAGAGTTAGCTCAAAAATATGCTAAATTTTTTGATAACTTGGGGATAAAATTTATTAATGAGCCTAAGGATTGCCTTAGTAATTACTGGCTAATGGGTATTATCTTAGATGATAAAAATAGTCGTGATGAACTGCTAAAATATGCTAATGAAAAATCAGTGATGATGCGTCCAGCGTGGAGATTAATAAGTGAGCTAGATATGTATAAAAACTGCATAAAAGATGAGAATAAAAATGCCAAATATCTAGCTGATAGGATAGTAAATATCCCAAGCGGAGTTAGGTTAAATTTGGCTTGA
- a CDS encoding polysaccharide biosynthesis protein, whose amino-acid sequence MIDILSLIGRDEPLFSSDMANLDNELRSIISRSKFLVVGGAGSIGQAVVKEIFAREPKALDVVDISENNLVELVRDIRSSYGYISGGFATYAIDAGSQIFAEFMRSNEYDYVLNLSALKHVRSEKDPYTLMRLIQTNIFNSDEIMRRSKRYFTVSSDKAANPVNMMGASKRIMEMFAFMRSSLTPVSMARFANVAFSDGSLLYGFEQRIKKLQPIVAPNDVRRYFITPKESGELCLLSAVFGGNREIFFPKLDERLNLIKFSDIAVKYLRFKGYEPYICQDESEARAKARKLSRSGKWACLFSSSDTTGEKDYEEFYTGDERLNLDKFKSIGVIENDMDISSDRLREFELNIKDMMDNSKFDKSAIMAEFMRVLPEFNHIEKGRYLDGKM is encoded by the coding sequence ATGATAGATATATTAAGCCTTATAGGTAGAGATGAGCCACTTTTTAGCTCTGATATGGCAAATTTAGATAATGAGCTAAGGAGCATTATAAGTAGATCTAAATTCTTAGTAGTAGGTGGTGCTGGAAGTATCGGTCAAGCGGTGGTAAAAGAGATTTTTGCTAGAGAGCCAAAAGCCCTTGATGTGGTGGATATCAGCGAGAATAATCTAGTAGAGCTAGTGCGTGATATTAGAAGTAGCTATGGGTATATTAGCGGTGGATTTGCTACATATGCTATTGATGCTGGGTCGCAGATATTTGCTGAGTTTATGAGATCAAATGAGTATGATTATGTATTAAATTTAAGTGCTTTAAAGCATGTAAGGAGTGAAAAGGATCCATACACGCTAATGAGATTAATCCAGACAAATATATTTAATAGCGATGAGATAATGAGACGCTCCAAGCGATATTTTACAGTTAGTAGTGATAAGGCTGCTAATCCTGTTAATATGATGGGGGCTAGTAAGAGAATTATGGAGATGTTTGCTTTTATGCGATCAAGCTTAACTCCTGTTAGTATGGCTAGATTTGCTAATGTAGCATTTAGTGATGGGAGTTTGCTTTATGGGTTTGAGCAAAGGATTAAAAAGCTCCAGCCAATTGTCGCTCCAAATGATGTCCGCAGATACTTCATAACGCCTAAAGAGAGTGGGGAGCTATGCTTATTAAGTGCGGTTTTTGGGGGTAATAGGGAGATATTTTTCCCTAAATTAGATGAGAGACTAAATTTGATTAAATTTAGTGATATAGCTGTGAAATATCTGAGATTTAAAGGCTATGAGCCATATATTTGCCAAGATGAGAGCGAGGCTAGAGCTAAGGCTAGAAAGCTATCTAGAAGTGGCAAGTGGGCGTGTCTATTTAGTAGTAGTGATACGACTGGGGAGAAGGATTATGAGGAGTTTTATACCGGTGATGAGAGATTGAATTTAGATAAGTTCAAAAGCATTGGCGTGATAGAAAATGATATGGATATAAGTAGCGATAGATTGCGTGAGTTTGAGCTAAATATCAAAGATATGATGGATAATTCTAAATTTGATAAAAGTGCGATAATGGCGGAATTTATGAGAGTTTTGCCTGAGTTTAATCATATAGAGAAGGGTAGATACTTAGATGGAAAGATGTAA
- a CDS encoding flagellin B: MSFRINTNIAAMNAHANSVVNDRALSSSLGRLSSGLRIQTAADDASGMSIADSLRSQANSLTQAISNANDAVGIIQTADKAMDEQIKILDTIKTKAIQAAQDGQNSDSRRALQNDISRLLEELDMIATTTSFNGQQLLNGNFSNKNFQIGAYSNETAKVSIGATNSNTIGHTRFETVCNVVISHFSAISKFSIKLSGIDGYPNGYVFQQIVSDTMQTEGFKAIAEMMNGVSDLTGVKVKVNNTQIFSDAVSTGSIKNLTINGVTIGDVAIKANDSDNVLIGAINAKKDETGVEASIENGHLVLAAKDGRAIRIGALSGASFMGGDTTGYSNGSAGGGVAFMGSLTFIRQDARDIKIGIDGLSTMSGFTDGGAMISAASIASNAYNQASVNLKYMNSGTISATLAKAMGYFNGGASAAGGGWGDQAGGVNTYGGAQAMADVAESARKTLDKIRADLGSVQNQLIATINNITVTQVNVKSAESQIRDVDFASESANFSKFNILAQSGSYAMSQANAVQQNILKLLQ, encoded by the coding sequence ATGAGTTTTAGAATAAACACCAACATAGCAGCTATGAATGCTCATGCTAACTCAGTAGTAAATGATAGAGCTCTTAGTAGCTCACTAGGTCGCCTTAGCTCTGGTCTTAGGATCCAAACAGCAGCTGATGATGCCTCTGGTATGTCGATTGCTGATAGTTTGCGTAGTCAGGCTAACTCTCTTACCCAAGCCATATCTAACGCAAATGACGCTGTGGGTATCATCCAAACAGCTGATAAGGCTATGGATGAGCAGATTAAAATACTTGATACTATTAAAACTAAAGCTATCCAAGCAGCTCAAGATGGACAAAATAGTGACTCAAGAAGAGCTTTACAAAACGATATATCAAGACTTCTTGAAGAGCTAGATATGATAGCTACTACTACAAGCTTTAATGGACAACAACTATTAAATGGTAACTTCTCAAACAAAAACTTCCAAATAGGTGCTTATAGCAATGAGACTGCTAAGGTAAGTATAGGGGCTACAAATTCAAATACTATAGGGCATACGAGGTTTGAGACTGTATGTAATGTCGTAATATCTCATTTTTCAGCTATTAGTAAATTTTCTATAAAACTTAGCGGTATTGATGGCTATCCAAATGGATATGTTTTTCAACAAATTGTTTCAGATACAATGCAAACAGAGGGTTTTAAAGCAATTGCTGAGATGATGAATGGGGTAAGTGATTTAACTGGTGTAAAAGTTAAGGTTAATAATACTCAAATTTTTAGTGATGCTGTATCAACTGGCTCTATTAAAAACCTTACAATCAACGGAGTAACAATCGGGGATGTTGCGATTAAAGCTAATGATAGCGATAATGTATTAATCGGAGCTATCAACGCTAAAAAAGATGAAACTGGAGTAGAGGCAAGTATAGAAAATGGTCATTTGGTTTTAGCCGCTAAAGATGGTAGAGCTATTAGGATTGGAGCTCTATCTGGAGCAAGCTTTATGGGTGGCGATACTACCGGTTATTCTAATGGTTCTGCTGGTGGTGGCGTGGCATTTATGGGTTCTCTTACATTTATTCGCCAAGATGCTAGAGATATTAAGATAGGTATAGATGGATTATCTACTATGTCTGGATTTACAGATGGTGGAGCTATGATAAGTGCAGCTTCTATAGCTTCAAATGCTTATAATCAAGCTAGTGTAAATTTAAAATATATGAACTCTGGAACAATAAGTGCAACTTTGGCTAAAGCAATGGGGTATTTTAATGGTGGAGCTTCGGCAGCTGGTGGTGGCTGGGGCGATCAAGCTGGTGGTGTAAATACTTATGGTGGAGCTCAAGCTATGGCAGATGTGGCTGAGAGTGCTAGAAAGACTTTAGATAAGATTAGAGCTGATCTAGGATCAGTCCAAAATCAATTAATCGCTACTATTAACAATATCACAGTTACCCAAGTCAATGTCAAATCAGCTGAAAGTCAGATAAGAGATGTGGATTTTGCTAGTGAAAGTGCGAATTTCTCTAAATTCAATATCCTAGCTCAAAGTGGTAGCTACGCTATGAGCCAAGCTAATGCTGTTCAACAAAATATATTAAAACTACTACAATAA